The following are encoded together in the Cyanobacterium aponinum PCC 10605 genome:
- a CDS encoding SPOR domain-containing protein, whose translation MNNYQVLSPQHLPLILLTSLWLLTPQKVSAGAIEISIDPYNDSGYETIPLESNQSPNDNTHASPKPNLSVIDKENISSEGIYYVKGNSPPPPPQIVDGNLIQSNQSLPAIPPLNEPYSPQQTADVNPRNITPTNELSVSVSPLNVTPSTENTTSNNAPTTNKIVVENSNNSIRNISVSPQNSNSNSVSVNNNSNNSSMDNLGKRRNLREILVFSNSTNSENIKNNGNNMPSESLQSSSNNSQTVYKVLAKTNGNNQEVGVKSLYPEAFKTNYQGQSLLQVGVFSTQENAEQVSQSLANIGVKAIILK comes from the coding sequence ATGAATAATTATCAAGTTCTTTCTCCTCAACATTTACCATTAATTTTGTTAACGTCTCTATGGCTTCTCACACCTCAGAAAGTTAGTGCGGGTGCGATCGAAATTAGCATTGACCCTTATAATGATTCGGGATATGAGACTATTCCTCTTGAAAGCAATCAAAGTCCTAATGACAATACACACGCTTCTCCAAAACCTAACTTATCCGTTATCGATAAAGAAAATATATCTAGTGAAGGAATTTATTATGTAAAAGGAAACTCTCCTCCTCCTCCTCCGCAAATAGTTGACGGCAATCTCATCCAATCAAACCAGAGCTTACCTGCAATACCTCCTCTAAATGAGCCTTATAGCCCCCAACAAACTGCTGATGTTAATCCTCGAAATATTACTCCTACTAACGAATTGTCTGTTTCTGTTTCCCCTTTGAACGTTACACCTTCGACAGAAAATACTACCTCTAATAATGCTCCCACGACGAATAAAATTGTGGTAGAAAACTCTAACAATAGTATCCGCAATATAAGCGTAAGTCCTCAAAACTCTAACTCAAATTCCGTTTCAGTTAACAACAACTCAAATAACTCCTCTATGGATAATTTAGGTAAAAGGAGAAATCTGCGGGAAATTTTAGTTTTTTCTAATTCAACAAATTCTGAGAATATCAAAAATAATGGCAATAATATGCCTTCTGAATCTTTACAATCTTCTTCTAACAATAGTCAAACTGTATATAAAGTTTTAGCTAAAACTAACGGTAATAACCAAGAAGTGGGAGTAAAATCTCTCTATCCTGAAGCCTTTAAAACTAATTATCAAGGACAATCTTTACTACAAGTGGGGGTGTTTAGCACTCAGGAAAACGCCGAACAAGTATCCCAGTCTCTTGCAAATATAGGGGTTAAGGCTATTATTTTAAAATAA
- a CDS encoding precorrin-2 C(20)-methyltransferase: MNSRIGTLYGVSVGTGDPELITIKALKVIKNSPIIAFPAGINQKLGKAETIIQNYLQPHQKKLSLTFPYTLSQEILERSWRKVALQVWEFLAKGLDVAFACEGDISFYSTFTYLAEYIKKIDSNLRIERIAGVSSPMVAASVLDIPLTVQDEKLVVLPAFYSVEELEKVLDWAEVIVLMKVASVYEKVWQILAQKGLLSSSYIVEKATQPEEKVYRNLTLLPHLKLNYFSILIIKNNPHNTQAI; encoded by the coding sequence ATGAATTCAAGAATTGGCACTCTTTATGGTGTCAGCGTTGGTACAGGAGATCCAGAGTTAATAACCATTAAAGCCTTAAAAGTCATCAAAAATAGTCCTATAATTGCTTTTCCTGCTGGAATTAATCAAAAATTGGGCAAAGCAGAAACTATCATTCAAAATTATTTGCAACCCCACCAAAAAAAACTATCTCTCACTTTCCCCTATACATTGTCCCAAGAAATTTTAGAGAGGTCATGGCGGAAAGTGGCATTACAGGTTTGGGAATTTTTAGCTAAAGGTTTAGATGTGGCTTTTGCTTGTGAAGGGGATATTAGTTTTTATAGCACTTTTACTTATTTAGCTGAATATATCAAAAAAATTGACTCTAATCTCAGAATAGAAAGAATTGCAGGGGTATCTTCTCCAATGGTTGCCGCTTCTGTATTAGATATTCCTTTAACTGTGCAAGATGAAAAATTAGTGGTTTTACCTGCTTTTTATTCGGTAGAAGAGTTAGAAAAAGTTTTGGATTGGGCGGAAGTCATTGTTTTAATGAAAGTAGCTTCTGTTTATGAAAAAGTATGGCAAATTTTGGCACAAAAAGGTTTATTATCCTCTTCTTATATAGTAGAAAAAGCAACTCAACCAGAAGAAAAAGTATATCGTAATCTTACTTTATTGCCCCATTTAAAGTTAAACTATTTTTCGATTTTGATTATCAAAAATAATCCCCACAACACTCAAGCTATTTAA
- a CDS encoding pentapeptide repeat-containing protein has translation MDAQELIERYNRGETNFQKVDLQNQKLTNTVLHRINLKEANLSGACFEGCFLTQANLKEANLENVVIQGDLSAVNLIQSQIIKGDLQNSDLTDASLRNANLSHSNFSHSKLICALLHDAILKNVNLSHAILINSLLSRANLTDANLQGANLQGANLTNAIMINTNLENANLSLTQMNSVNGVGIKASHANFSHANLSGGNFANSIFHGANFYHSMMTWCSLKMVDFSEANLSEANLLWSNLTRSNLTKANLVHANISQANFDRADLTEAVMKE, from the coding sequence ATGGATGCCCAAGAATTGATAGAAAGATATAACCGAGGGGAAACAAACTTTCAAAAAGTTGATCTTCAAAATCAAAAATTAACAAATACAGTGCTTCACAGAATTAACTTAAAAGAAGCTAATTTGAGTGGTGCTTGTTTTGAAGGATGTTTTCTCACCCAAGCAAACCTAAAAGAAGCAAATTTAGAAAATGTCGTTATCCAAGGAGATTTGAGTGCCGTTAACTTGATTCAATCCCAAATAATTAAAGGAGATTTGCAAAATAGTGACCTCACAGACGCTAGTTTAAGAAATGCAAATCTGAGTCATAGTAACTTTAGTCATAGTAAGTTAATTTGTGCATTATTACATGATGCTATTTTAAAAAACGTCAATTTGAGTCATGCAATTTTGATTAACAGTCTTTTAAGTCGAGCTAATTTGACAGATGCTAATTTACAGGGTGCTAACCTACAAGGGGCAAACTTAACTAATGCCATTATGATTAACACTAATTTAGAAAATGCCAATTTATCTCTTACTCAAATGAATTCTGTTAATGGTGTGGGTATCAAAGCATCCCATGCTAATTTCAGTCATGCTAATTTAAGCGGAGGGAATTTTGCTAACAGTATTTTTCATGGTGCTAATTTTTATCATAGTATGATGACTTGGTGTAGTCTCAAAATGGTGGATTTCTCCGAAGCCAATCTTTCTGAAGCAAATCTATTATGGTCAAATTTAACTCGTTCTAATCTAACTAAAGCTAATTTAGTTCATGCTAATATTAGTCAGGCAAACTTCGATCGAGCTGACCTAACAGAAGCTGTGATGAAAGAATAG
- a CDS encoding lipid-A-disaccharide synthase-related protein: MNRRLLVISNGHGEDVIAVKIIQELWKLQKINFSSDSNQEYCPINITALPMVGEGFAYQKIDIPLLGKVQKMPSGGFIYMDGRQLWKDIKSGLVGLTLHQYQQVKQWSREGGLILAVGDILPLLWANLSGVNYFFVGTAKSEYYLRNEEGWLEDVSIVDRFLGSIYYPWERWLMSSKSCLGIFPRDSLTVESLQNYGIRAYDYGNPMMDDVDISFSPVQNPDDEYTLKVLLLPGSRLPEALDNWQLILSAVDSLLEIQDLDLRFVGAIASSLNLNVFAEIAQKFQWKPIQKKSVNIPIEDPDKMILTKNKAQLILSQNSYAQSLQYCDISIAMAGTATEQFVGLGKPAIAFAGTGAQYNPKFAKNQSRLLGISLQLVENPQQVKDKVQELLSNPDLWQSISVNGKKRLGSAGGAKKIARELLSKLTQRSEV; encoded by the coding sequence ATGAATCGCCGTTTGTTAGTAATCAGTAATGGTCATGGAGAGGATGTAATTGCAGTCAAAATTATTCAAGAATTATGGAAACTACAAAAAATTAATTTCTCCTCTGATTCTAATCAAGAGTATTGCCCAATAAATATTACTGCTTTGCCCATGGTAGGGGAAGGTTTTGCTTATCAAAAAATAGATATACCCCTATTAGGAAAAGTTCAAAAAATGCCCTCGGGGGGGTTTATTTATATGGATGGTCGCCAGTTATGGAAAGATATTAAAAGTGGCTTAGTGGGTTTAACCCTTCATCAATATCAACAAGTTAAACAGTGGAGCAGGGAAGGGGGTTTAATTCTGGCAGTGGGGGATATTTTACCTTTACTTTGGGCAAACTTAAGTGGTGTTAATTATTTTTTTGTCGGCACGGCAAAATCTGAATATTATTTAAGAAATGAAGAGGGGTGGTTAGAAGATGTTAGTATTGTTGATCGCTTTTTGGGTTCGATTTATTATCCTTGGGAGCGTTGGTTAATGAGCAGTAAATCTTGTTTAGGTATTTTTCCCAGAGATAGTTTAACGGTTGAGTCTTTGCAAAATTACGGTATTCGAGCTTATGATTATGGCAACCCGATGATGGATGATGTGGACATATCTTTTTCTCCTGTCCAAAATCCAGATGATGAATATACCTTAAAAGTATTATTGTTACCCGGTTCAAGATTACCAGAAGCCCTCGATAACTGGCAATTAATCCTTTCTGCTGTGGATAGTTTATTAGAAATTCAAGATTTAGATTTAAGATTTGTGGGTGCGATCGCATCTTCTCTAAACTTAAATGTCTTTGCCGAAATTGCCCAAAAATTTCAATGGAAACCGATTCAAAAAAAATCAGTTAACATACCCATTGAAGATCCTGATAAAATGATTCTTACTAAGAATAAAGCTCAATTAATCTTGAGTCAAAATAGTTATGCTCAAAGTTTACAATATTGTGATATATCAATAGCGATGGCAGGTACAGCAACAGAACAGTTTGTCGGCTTAGGAAAACCTGCGATCGCATTTGCTGGTACTGGGGCGCAGTATAACCCAAAATTTGCGAAGAATCAAAGCCGCTTATTAGGAATATCCTTACAACTGGTGGAAAATCCTCAACAAGTAAAAGATAAAGTGCAAGAATTACTATCTAACCCAGATTTATGGCAATCAATCTCAGTTAATGGTAAAAAAAGATTAGGAAGTGCAGGGGGTGCAAAAAAAATCGCCCGTGAATTATTAAGCAAACTAACCCAAAGAAGTGAAGTATAG
- the minC gene encoding septum site-determining protein MinC, whose product MSIETENQDSLTESPTPPPLKLLSSKEQINLIKKGEIIEVNLPPVNKSEANQWGRIIDDFKIRLQKIDKSWQLGTKTVIKSGDRLLDIRQLSELEGILENIGLTLDIIITRRRQTAVAVASAGYSVKQESSLVTFSDTKKEKKEENQALTEPLYLKTTIRSGVEICHPSTIIIAGDVNPGATIIAGGDVLIWGNLRGIAHAGANGNKQALIMALKMLPTQLRIADLVARAPDNLPDNYIPEIAYISNEGIKINPAENFYRSYEFIADKNYWQIR is encoded by the coding sequence ATGTCTATTGAAACAGAAAATCAGGATTCTCTCACAGAATCCCCGACACCTCCCCCATTAAAATTATTGAGTAGCAAAGAGCAAATTAACTTGATCAAAAAAGGGGAAATAATAGAAGTTAATCTTCCCCCAGTTAATAAAAGTGAAGCTAATCAGTGGGGCAGAATTATTGACGATTTTAAAATTAGATTGCAAAAAATAGACAAATCTTGGCAATTAGGTACAAAAACGGTCATTAAAAGTGGCGATCGCCTCTTAGATATAAGACAATTAAGTGAATTAGAAGGAATACTCGAAAACATCGGCTTAACCTTAGACATTATAATTACCCGTCGTCGTCAAACGGCTGTAGCGGTAGCCAGTGCCGGTTATTCTGTGAAGCAAGAATCATCTTTAGTCACCTTTAGCGACACTAAAAAAGAAAAAAAAGAAGAAAATCAAGCTCTCACAGAACCTTTATACTTAAAAACAACCATTCGCTCAGGAGTAGAAATTTGTCATCCTAGCACGATTATTATTGCAGGGGATGTTAACCCCGGAGCAACAATTATTGCGGGGGGAGATGTCTTAATCTGGGGTAACCTAAGAGGAATTGCCCATGCTGGTGCTAATGGTAATAAACAGGCATTAATTATGGCATTGAAAATGTTACCCACTCAATTACGTATTGCGGATTTAGTTGCTCGCGCCCCCGATAATCTTCCTGATAACTATATCCCAGAAATTGCTTATATTAGTAATGAAGGAATCAAAATCAACCCCGCAGAAAATTTTTATCGTTCCTATGAATTTATAGCAGACAAAAACTATTGGCAAATTAGATGA